A genome region from bacterium includes the following:
- a CDS encoding ATPase P has protein sequence MLKIIIPGWRDLNLEHLVLDYNGTLAVDGELIPAVPDLLAQLADKLQLHVLTADTFGFAEMQLKSVNSRVIVLTNGRQDVFKKEYVAKLGSVKVACIGNGLNDRLMIKKAALGIVVMQEEGAYTATMAEADVVCRSIVDALRLLINPRRLIATLRNG, from the coding sequence ATGCTGAAAATAATAATACCCGGCTGGCGCGATCTGAATCTGGAACATTTGGTACTGGACTATAACGGAACATTGGCTGTGGACGGTGAACTGATCCCTGCGGTTCCAGATCTGCTCGCTCAGCTTGCAGATAAACTGCAACTACATGTCTTGACGGCAGATACGTTCGGATTCGCCGAGATGCAACTAAAATCAGTCAACAGTCGAGTCATTGTGTTGACCAATGGCCGCCAGGATGTATTCAAAAAAGAATACGTTGCAAAGCTTGGCTCTGTGAAAGTGGCGTGCATCGGGAACGGTCTTAATGATAGGCTCATGATTAAAAAGGCCGCTTTAGGCATTGTCGTCATGCAGGAAGAGGGCGCTTATACAGCCACCATGGCGGAAGCGGATGTGGTATGCCGATCCATCGTGGACGCGCTACGTTTGTTGATAAATCCCAGGCGTCTGATCGCCACGCTCAGAAACGGCTGA